A DNA window from Trichosurus vulpecula isolate mTriVul1 chromosome 2, mTriVul1.pri, whole genome shotgun sequence contains the following coding sequences:
- the LOC118836208 gene encoding olfactory receptor 14C36-like — MKHLPPDRKVTHWSLKMSNFTTTVTEFLLMGFSDTCELQILYSLLFFLTYSAGLMGNVLIVIVTTFDRRLHTPMYFFLRNLSIVDACFISITVPQASINSLVNNRVISVPGCAAQIFLVTFIGYVEFTLLTVMAHDRYVAICQPLLYPVIMSPRVCMQMTLTCLFAGLLYASFHTGYTFRLSFCRSNVINQFFCDIPSLLKISCSETFSNMLYLLVSSLVTGVGCFIFITASYISIFSTVLKFPVKEDQKKAFSTCVPHIIVVSLFVISVYYVYLKPPSDSGSLKDIILSIFYCVVPPFMNPIIYSLRNKQIKEAARIVMKGKFLLRNKI, encoded by the exons ATGAAACATTTACCTCCAGATAGAAAG GTCACTCATTGGAGTCTGAAAATGTCTAACTTTACCACCACTGTGACTGAATTTCTCCTTATGGGGTTTTCTGATACCTGTGAGCTGCAGATCCtatattctttgcttttctttctcacttaCTCAGCAGGCCTGATGGGGAATGTCCTCATTGTCATTGTCACCACCTTTGACAGGAGACTACATACtcccatgtactttttccttAGGAATCTGTCCATTGTGGATGCCTGCTTCATATCAATAACTGTTCCCCAGGCATCTATTAACTCCCTGGTGAACAACAGAGTTATCTCCGTTCCTGGATGTGCAGCTCAGATATTCCTGGTGACTTTCATAGGATATGTTGAGTTTACTCTGCTCACTGTTATGGCCCATGATCGTTATGTTGCCATATGCCAACCACTTCTCTATCCAGTGATCATGAGTCCCCGAGTCTGTATGCAGATGACTTTAACATGCTTATTCGCTGGCCTTTTGTATGCAAGTTTCCACACTGGTTACACATTTAGATTGTCTTTCTGCCGGTCCAATGTGATCAACCAGTTCTTCTGTGATATCCCCTCTCTACTCAAGATCTCTTGCTCAGAGACATTCAGCAATATGTTATACTTACTTGTCTCTAGTCTGGTAACTGGGGTTGGCTGCTTTATCTTCATCACTGCATCTTACATTAGTATATTTTCCACTGTGCTCAAATTTCCAgtgaaagaagaccaaaaaaaagcatTCTCTACTTGTGTCCCCCACATCATTGTGGTCTCTTTGTTTGTTATTTCAGTCTATTATGTGTACCTAAAACCACCTTCAGATTCTGGGTCCCTTAAAGATATAATCCTTTCGATATTCTATTGCGTAGTACCTCCCTTTATGAACCCTATTATATACAGTCTACGGAATAAGCAGATTAAAGAGGCTGCAAGAATAGTAATGAAGGGAAAATTtttattaagaaataaaatataa
- the LOC118835390 gene encoding LOW QUALITY PROTEIN: protein kish-A-like (The sequence of the model RefSeq protein was modified relative to this genomic sequence to represent the inferred CDS: inserted 1 base in 1 codon; substituted 1 base at 1 genomic stop codon), whose product MYAIFKFQSLLTIILLFICICAYIPPLAPSLLDKNKSESLGIFRKCVRIGGXKCLYVAICYXVMTFSILFIQ is encoded by the exons ATGTATGCCATTTTCAAATTTCAGAGCCTACTGACAATAATCTTgttgtttatatgtatttgtgcatatatcCCACCCTTGGCTCCTAGCCTCttggacaaaaataaaagtgaatcgTTGGGTATATTTAGGAAGTGTGTCAGAATTGGTGGATGAAAGTGTCTCTATGTAGCAATATGCT AAGTAATGACTTTCAGCATCTTGTTCATCCAGTAG